The following is a genomic window from Candidatus Cloacimonadaceae bacterium.
ATGGCTATCAAGGTGTGGACTTCCGCTTCAGGATTATCTGCCAAGGTCGCAGCCGCCCATTCAAGCAATGTTCTTTTGAATTCTTTGAAGCCTCCGGCGTTCGGTTTTGCGGTCTTGATGTCTATCAGGTAAATCGCGCCGATTGATGCTATTAGCTTCAAATCAACTCTGGTCAGGTTTACATTCTGCATAGTTCCCTTGTTGCATACTTGTCGGATAGCGTCGATCTCGGCAATCTTGTTTGGTGCGGTAGTGGCTGTTGTCAAACCATTCATTATGTTCTGGATAACATGATGGGCGTCTGAGGAAATGCGATTTCCAGCCGATATCTGTTTTGATGACAATGCGAAACGATTTGATCCAAGTGCTACGGCAACCGGTTCAAAGACAGTAGTCCCAAAATTCGTATTCAAAGAGTGGATAAATGAATACAATGCCAACCTGTCCTTGCCCAACAATCTGGTATGAAAAGGCATGGAAGCGGGTTCGGGATTGTGGTTTTGAAACTTGGCTCTCAGGCTATTGATCAGGATTTCTTCAAGTAGTTTGGTTTGTCGTGGGGTTAGGGGCATAAATCACTTACTCCTTATCCGTTTTATACATAAAACTCATTAATTTCCTCAAAGTGTATTCCGCAAATTACACCATTTTCCTCAAATGGAAGATGATCTCCGAGTAAGCACCCTTATCCTTTTCGGTTCTATTCAACACGGGTCGTTTGTATTGATTCACTATTTTCATGCCGGCATTTTCAGCAATGATTGGATACAAATTGCATTTGTCATTGGCAACCATAAACACGTCATAATCATCCGCCAGAAAGCGTTTGCAGTTATTGAGAACCTCGCTTATCCCCAGAACATAGCTTTGTTTGGCTGCTCTGTTCTGCCCCTTGAAAAGCGGACCGATTTCCAGTTCATCGTGTCGTTCAAAACCAAACAGATCATAGGCATAGGCATGTTGCTCATGATAGTCGATCAAACCCACATAGGGAGGAGAGGTGAATATACCCTTGATCTTCTGAGAGTCGATCAGTGAAGCGAGGGCAGGCTCTACTTGTTTCACTTTATCCTGTATGTCGATGTTTCTGCTGTCGCCGGTGACGCAAACCTGCATAGTGTCAGTTCTCAAGTTGTCAAACTGCTTAAGGCGGCTGGTTGTGTCCTTGGTATAGGTTGTCCACCATTTGAGCATGGAGAAGAGCGGCTTGCACATTTTGCCATGCTTTGAGCAATAATATGTCGTGGTAATAGGTTCATTGAGCGTTGCCAGATCGGCATGGGTGGTGGCGCGGCAGCTTCTGATGGTGCGGCTCAGGATGATGCCGAGGATTTTCTTTGTGAAGCCATTGCTGATCTTCTGAATCTCACGATAGACGAAATCGATCTCCGAACGTATGGGTCTGATGAACCATTTATCCATAAATGTGAGGGGATTCTCCTGAAGCAACTTGATTTTATACGTCTCGATCAAATCCAGGTACATTGGCAGAAACTCTTGCTCTTTTTCGGCTCCATACGTTTTTTCATCAACCTGATTGTTTCTCAACCGATATTTATAATCCGGTACTGGAAAATACTTGTTGTTGAATTCATACAGTTCCTTGAGCAGTCTATCTTCAAATTCAATGGTTTTTGAGTCCGTGAGAAATAGCTTCAGCGCCTTTGTGATGCGTTCGCTCTCGGATTGAACATCGCTCAAGTCATATTTTTTCACCTTACAGCCTGAAATCATCACATTAAAAGCTGAGATATCCACACCCACTGCATGCAGCCCGAGCTCGCTTGCTTGCACCAAAGTAGTCCCGCTACCGGCAAAGGGGTCCAAAACGATGTCCCCAGGCTTGAAAAAAGTCTCGGTCTTAAAGCTATCAGTGTGGCGATCAAGAAAATACTCGACGAGTTGGGGGATGAATTTGCCCTTGTATGGATGCAGCCGATGAACGTGTTTGGTGGTTTCAGCTTCTTTATATTGGTCAAATGACAAAGCCCAATTCAGGTCTTCGCCAAGCTGCTGACGCCAGGTCATCTCCCTGCTGCCATTGTATGTCTTATAGTATTCATGCAATTCATGCTTTGATATCAATACAGTACCATTGTCCCCGTATTTGCGGATGCGCCCATATTGGATCAGATAGCTGATATTGGATGTCGAAACATATTTTCCAAGGTGGCTTGTCGCCCATCCGCTGGCATCCTTCACATTGATCAGATCAGTGGCTTCCATTGCCATTTTATCTCTCCCTAAAACTCTCGATATGGTAAAAAAAAGCTCTCAAGTCCATTAATTCTACAATGAGAACCGATGACCAGTTAAAAACTGGCTTAATTGGTGTCAATAGAAAACTGGACACCCGATAGTTCCATGCCACCGATCCTGCGAAGTCAACGGGTGAGCGGGTGAACAAGTGAACAGTTGAACGAGTTGTTTCGCTTCAGATTTCAGTGATCATGATGATCATCACGATCCGCGTCATCTGTGTTCTATTGAGAAGAAGACCACAGGTGAGATGGTGAATGAGTGAACGGGTGAGTTCCGTGTTTCGGTTCCCAGCAATTCTCAATTTTCAATTTTCAATTCTCAATTCTCAACAGAGTAGATGATCTGAACTCTTTGGGTTACATTGACATAAGTAACGATGTGAAAAGTATCCGGGTTAGAACCAATGTGAGTGGATGCGCAGGCAAAGTACTCGCCTCCACCGGAGTGGCAATCCCCAAATCTATAATTATCTAACTCATCACCAAGCGTTCAGAAGCGGTTTTGTTGTGCCAACAACTTTTTTTCACGTTGTAATATA
Proteins encoded in this region:
- a CDS encoding TdeIII family type II restriction endonuclease, whose translation is MPLTPRQTKLLEEILINSLRAKFQNHNPEPASMPFHTRLLGKDRLALYSFIHSLNTNFGTTVFEPVAVALGSNRFALSSKQISAGNRISSDAHHVIQNIMNGLTTATTAPNKIAEIDAIRQVCNKGTMQNVNLTRVDLKLIASIGAIYLIDIKTAKPNAGGFKEFKRTLLEWAAATLADNPEAEVHTLIA
- a CDS encoding DNA methyltransferase → MAMEATDLINVKDASGWATSHLGKYVSTSNISYLIQYGRIRKYGDNGTVLISKHELHEYYKTYNGSREMTWRQQLGEDLNWALSFDQYKEAETTKHVHRLHPYKGKFIPQLVEYFLDRHTDSFKTETFFKPGDIVLDPFAGSGTTLVQASELGLHAVGVDISAFNVMISGCKVKKYDLSDVQSESERITKALKLFLTDSKTIEFEDRLLKELYEFNNKYFPVPDYKYRLRNNQVDEKTYGAEKEQEFLPMYLDLIETYKIKLLQENPLTFMDKWFIRPIRSEIDFVYREIQKISNGFTKKILGIILSRTIRSCRATTHADLATLNEPITTTYYCSKHGKMCKPLFSMLKWWTTYTKDTTSRLKQFDNLRTDTMQVCVTGDSRNIDIQDKVKQVEPALASLIDSQKIKGIFTSPPYVGLIDYHEQHAYAYDLFGFERHDELEIGPLFKGQNRAAKQSYVLGISEVLNNCKRFLADDYDVFMVANDKCNLYPIIAENAGMKIVNQYKRPVLNRTEKDKGAYSEIIFHLRKMV